The nucleotide window TCCCGATCAAAATTTAATTTGGGCAATTCTGATTACTAGCGTAGTTGACATCGCATTTTTAATTGTTCCTGCCCCAGATTGGTTAGAATATGGAGAAATTGTCATCGGATTAGTGCTTTCTGCTGGTATTATTTGGTTAGGAGTTAGAGTTTTTAAACGATTTTTTGATATTTATTTTATAGAAGCTGCTTTTCAAAATAACCATAAAATTAATAGTGAAGTTCTTTCTTTAATTAAATTTACTGTTAATTCAATATTTGTTTTAATCGTTGTCTTTATTTTTACTCAAACCCATAAAATTAATATATTTGGATTAATTGCTAGTTTGGGAATTAGTGGATTAGCAATCGCTTTTGCCGCTAAAACGATTATAGAACAAATATTAGGAGGAATTGTTATTTATATAGATCGTCCTTTTGTTACGGATGATTATATTGGACTACCCGACGGAACGTTTGGACGAGTAGAGTCGATCGGAATTCGTTCGACAAAAATTCGCACATCAGGAAAAGGGACTTTAGTGATTGTTCCTAATAATTCTTTAACTCAGATGAGTATCGAGAATTTTACCGGAGCTAAAAAAATTCTTTCCCTGCTTTATTTAACTTTTTATAATCCTATTCCCCAAGAAGAAAAAGCTCTCATTCGACAAGTGATTTTAGATAGTACCAGCGACATTTTCGGGATTGATTCTCGCAGTACAGAAGTGATTTTTAAAGACATTATTTCTACTGGAAACGGCACAAAGGAAATCACTCAAGCGCAGATTAATTTCTTTATTCTGGGTTCGGGGGATGTTTCGATGGATTTGCGTCGTCAATTATTAGATATAGCTCGACAAAGTATTGCTAAACAGTTAAAAGATTATGGCATTGCTTTTGAAATTGAAGATAAAACTTTAAACGTTGAATCCCCTATTACTATTTAATATTAATATAAATCTAAAAAAATGAATATCCCCGGAGAAATTATCCAAATTTTTCAATTTGATGAAGAAACTCGACTATTTTGGTTTCGACTAGGCATCAAACTAGCTGTTTTTATCATCTTTTTATTTCTTTCCTGGCTGGTCGGTAGATGGACTCCCTCTTTAGTTACATTTATTCTCAGACGAGTTTTTACTCATAAAGTCGCTCTTATTTCTGAAAACCTAATTGAACCTCTTGAACCTTTATTTAGACTCGCAGGAACTTTAATTTTAGTTTCTTTATCGGTCAACTTTTTACAAGAATATGGAGGTTTTTATGATATATTAAAATTTTTTATTAATCTAGCAGTTGTCATCAGTTTAGCCTGGCTATTTTCCCGGTTATTTCGTCAATTTATTCGGTTTTATGGCATAAATTTAATCCGAAAAACCGGACGAGAAGTCGATGAACTGCTTTTAGTATTTGAAACGATCGCTAATATTCTAATTGGCTTTATTGCTGTTGTCGCTTTTGCTCAAAGTCAGCAGATTAATTTAGTCGGTTTATTAGCGAGTTTAGGAATAGGAGGAATTGCGATCGCCTTTGCCGCCCAAAAAACTTTGGAACAACTTTTAGGAACATTTGTCTTATATTTAGATCGTCCTTTTATACCCGGAGAATATATCCGTCTTCCGAGTGGTTTGTTTGGTCGAGTTGAATCAATTGGGTTAAGATCAACTAAAATTAGAACTGCCGCTAAAAGTACCTTAATGATTGTGCCGAATTCAACTATGGCCAATCTGGAAATTGAGAATGTTACGCGAGGGAAAAAAATCATGGTACTACTCTACCTGGATTTTTACAAACAGTTAGAAGAAACAGAAAAGGCATTAGTAGAACAAATTATCAAAGGAAGTACCGATGCCTTATTTGGAATTGATCCAGGCAGTACCCAAATGGCACTGTTTCCTCATGGCGAAAATGCCGAAACTCGTGCGAGAGTCACTTTCTTTATTTTAGGATCAAGTGAAAATTCCCTTGAATTAAGAAAACGATTACTAGAATTAGCCAATGAAACAATCTCTAAAAAATTAACTGGTTATGGCATCGAATTCACCATGCAAGAACCGACGATTTATGTAGAGTCGCCTGTGACCATTTAATCAGTTAAATCTTTAGACAAAAAAGGAGTGAATTGTGATTTTTAAAAAATTGAAGACTCTGTTAACCTCTGGAATCCTTGCAGGGGTTATGATCCTCGCTGGCTTTTTCTTAGCCCCTCAAGTACAGTCCCAACTTCCTATTCCGTTCAATAATATCACTCAACCGAGTCCGAGCAATCAACAAGGCACGAACGCGGTAATTTCTGACTGTGTTCAACTCCAAGGACGGTGTTTATTTAGAATTGCCGCACAAAAAGGAGAATTAGCCGAACGAGTCGAACAAATTGAACAGCGCTTACAAGATCTCGCTCAGACTTACGCTAACGATGAAGATGCTCAATTAACCATTACTCAAGAACAAGTTGGTAATTTACGGGATATCTACGCTTCTATCGGTTACAAAGAATATCGTTTAATGACTGTCACCAGCGAAGACGCAAAGTTACAACAGGTTGATATTCCCACTCGAACCGAGCAAATTATTGAACAACTCGAACAAGGACTAGAACAGGCACAACAAGAGCAACAAGACTCCTTTTTAATCCGTCAAGGCATGATTGCTTTAGTCAGTCTTGCTATCCTATCCCTAGCTAATCTAGCCCTTTCCCGGTGGAGATGGCGCTTAAAACGGGCTAAAGCTCAAGTTGATCCCTCTCGATTTTCAGGGCCTCAAACCGTCCAAACTGAACTTGATCAACGGCAAAAATGGCATTTTAGAGAGGTCAAACTTCTTTTAGTGCAAATTGCTCAAATTATCCTTTGGATTGGGGGTATCCTCTTTATTTTGGGCTTATTTCCTCAAACTCGCGCCGCCCAAAGTACAGTTATCACCGCCCTAAAAATTCCTTTTCGGATTAGTGTTGTCGCTATTATCACCTATATTGCGATTCGCTTGGGTTATGCTTTAATAGCCCGTTTCACTAACGCCATTACCTCTCATTATTCCCTCGTTCATCAAGAAAGTAATCGGCGTTTACAATTACGGGTTAATACGATTTCTGCGATCGCTAAAAGTATTATTGCCGTAACTTTCGTAATCATCGGAATTTTGGTGGCGCTTTCTTCTGTCGGATTAGATATTGCTCCGATCCTAGCTGGTGCGGGGATTATCGGTTTAGCTGTCTCTTTAGCTTCTCAAAATTTAATCAAAGATACTCTCAACGGCTTTTTTATCATCTTAGAAGATCAATATGCTGTGGGAGACGTGATTAATGTGGGAGACCTCGGCGGTTTGGTCGAAAATATGAACCTTCGTATTACCCAATTACGAGATTCAGAAGGACGCTTAATTACTATTCCTAATAGTGAAATTCGCGCAGTAGCTAACCTATCTAGTCAATGGTCTCGCGCTGATTTACCTATTCCTGTCGCCTATCAAACTGATGTAGATAAAGCCTTAAGTTTAATTGGTCAAATTGCCCAACAAATGAATCAAGAACCTCAATGGAAAGCCAATATTTTAGAACCCCCTGAAGTTTTAGGCGTGGATAATTTTGACGATCGCGGTTTAATTATTCGCGTCTGGATCAAAACCAAACCCCTCAAACAATGGGATGTCTCACGAGAATTTCGTCGGCGTTTAAAAGTCGCTTTTGATAAGGCCGGTATTCCTATTCCTCCCCCTCAACAACAAGTCTGGTTTGAGCGTTCTTTTGCCACCAATGTCCAAGGAAACGGACATGGTTAATTAAAAACCTCTCACAACACGGTAGGGTGGGCATTGCCCACCTTTTCTTAACAGAAGAAATTGCTCAAATTGTAGGATGCGTCCCCGACGCATCAAAATATTTATAACAATTGAAGCAGATAAATCCAGAATTATCAGAGTTCTTAATCATTTAGACGACATTTATCTAATAGAATTAGACAAAGCTTTATCTACTAAGTAGGTGGTCATAATTAAGCATAAAATAGATTTTGTTCGTAGTAGGGCTTCAGCCCTCCCCTGCCAAGGGTTAGCACAATTTTTAATTATTTTTCTATTGTTCGTTTATTTATGCCCACCTACTTATTTTAGGTATTTCGCCATCAGAATAGCAAAAATCACTATAAATCTAAGCTATTAATCCAATTAAAAATTATCGGTTCATCTGTCAAACCTTGGCATCACTCAAAAGTATTATGTCTTCTGTGTGATGTGTTTTGTTGTCAGAAAAGATATTTTATTTATATATCAAGACAAATCTAAAAACTTTTTAAAAAATTCCTCTAGTTGTTGTTTACAAATTAACCAAAACCTGATAAGTGCTTTAACTTTCTTCCCCAACTCCCCTTATTTGTTTGTTATTTCTCGTACCTATTATGACTCAAATCTTTTCCCCTCCTGGGACAGATACCTCTCAACAAATCCTATGTTGTTATTGTAACGACACCGAACAAACAATTATTGCTCGGATAACAAATCTTAATCAGAGAGATTGTGAGCGAGTTATCTTTCCCAAAGAATGTTTCTTTTTTAACGTTCCTCCTGATGCCAAACTAGAGATTTATCGACAGTCAATCATCGGAGTTATTGAAGATGTAATTCCCTGCGTTGAACTGCAAACCTCTTAATTTAATCTTCTCAATCTAATTTATCCGGAAATCGATCATCAACAACTCATCAATATGACTAAAGAAACCGTTGATAACGTCAAAGCTTATTTACAAGAAATTGGCCGAACTCCCCTATTAAGCAGTCAACAGGAAGTTGAATTGGCCACACAAGTTCAAAATATGATGGCTTTATTAGATAAAGAAAACCTGACTCCGGAGGAAATCAAGATTATTCAACAAGGGAAACGTGCCAAGCGGAAAATGATTAGTGCTAATCTACGCTTAGTCGTCTCTATCGCTAAAAAATATCAAAGACGAGGGTTATCTTTTCTAGATTTAATACAAGAAGGAAGTATTGGGTTAATTCGAGGTGTGGAAAAATTTGATCCCTCCAAAGGGTATAAATTTTCCACTTACGCTTATTGGTGGATACGTCAAGCAATGACTAGAGCGATCGCCGATCAAAGTCGGACAATTCGTCTTCCGAGTCATCTCACCGAAAGTCTCAACAAACTTAAACGAATTACTCGTCAACTGACTGGGGAATTAGGAAGGCGGCCTACAGAAGAAGAAATAGCGACTGAACTGGAAATTTCTATGAATGAGTTACGGACTATTCGCCAAGCGGATCATCGGACTCGTTCCTATAGTTTAAATATGAAAATGGATGACGAGCAAACCGAGTTAGCAGAACTTTTAGCCGATGATTCAGCAAATCCTAATGAGTTTGTGGCGCAAATTGAATTAAGCTCTATGGTAGAGCAACTGCTGGAAACTTTGCCTCCTCGTCAACAGGAAATTATTGCCTTACGTTATGGACTTAAAAACGGTAAACAAATGAGTTTAGAAGAAGTCGGCCATCACTGTAATCTTAGCCGAGAACGAGTTAGACAACTCCAAAATAGAGCCATGAGAACTTTGAAATTCAAAGCCTTTAAACTGAAAAATTTAGCTGTATAAGTTGTATCTTGACAAGTTAAAGGGAGTTATTTGACTTGCTCATTTAACTCCCTTATAGCCTTTGCCAATAAAAAGGAGGTACACTCCATTTTCTTCTGTTGCCTGTTGCGGGAGTGCCTAAAACCCAGAACTTTGTACCTCACTGCTACTAGGAAACGCTATATCATTAGCTCCTATTAACTGTTGGATTTTTTTTTTAATAAGTTTTTTAAAAGTTTTAAATTATATATATTAACTAAAAACTAGGATTATTGTTTCCGATAAACAGCCTTGAGCAAATGATTAAAGACATTAGCTTTAATAGCCCGATCGATCGCTTGATAGGTAATTAAATCACCGATGTCAAGAATAATCTCTCCCACTTCATCTAAAATGATTGCCGTGACAGGATACCCCAAAATATCTTGAATAATTTTTTCGTATTCTGACAAATGGTTGTGACCATTTGAATGATAACCATTTCCCTTTTTCAGTTGAGGACAATTGATCACGTTATTCTGTGGGGGATAACTCAGATGTCCTCTATTAATCTGCTCTTTCAAGCTTAAATTACTTTGAGCTAAGTTGGGATTTTGCAAAACAAATGACCTCCTTGAATTTCTTTCTCTATATTTTATTAATGACTTAACTGTTTAACTTTTTTATTAAACTTAATATTATTTTTATAATATTGATTGAACGATTAAAGTATTAAGGGATTACTCATCAATATTAAAACTGTTTAATTATTAATAGTTTCTATATAAAAGAATAACTGATAATTTATCTTTCTTAATCATTCTCAAGAAAGAATTGATAAAATTACTTCTCCAGATATAAGAGTTTTTTGATTTTTTTAACATTCTCATGTTCATGGATTCGTTAACTCTATCTCAAGAAAGATATTTTACAAAAACGATAACTCTTAGGATATAGGTGAAAAACTCGAATGGATATCTTTATTTTTACCCCCGATCGCTCAATCCCTTGATTTTTCTCGGTAACAACAGTTGTTTAAAAAAACGGAGACTCCAGGGATTCTCGGTTAAAAATCCCTCTTTAGATAGAAGAAATTTTTTAAAGCTTATTACAAGTTAACTCTTCAGAAAGAGGTCGTTTGTCTATTAGAGTCATAAAATGAAGAAAAATTTTAAATATTTCTGATTTATTGTAAAGATCAGATATTAATTAAGGCTGGCTTAGGTTAGTCTCTCAACCCTCTTTATCTTGATACTATTTAGCACTTTAAACCCTAAAAAATAAATAAATAAATCTCTTTTTTTTTGATTTATTTTCAGTTATACTCAAGCCATTAACCGTCAAAAAATGTTAGAGATTTTTAATTATTTCTTAGAAAAATTTCATGAGTGGACTAATGGAAACCGTTACTAGAAGTATCAGAGAACTGATTGCTAGTGGAATTAAATTGCTTCCGGCCTTAATTACCGCCCTAATTATCATTATGTTAACCCGTTATGCAGCCGAATTGACTCAAAAGGTAGCAACGCGGGTCGGAAACCGCGCTCTTCGCAGTCAATCCTTAAAAATATTACTGTCTAAAACCAGTTTTATTGCGACTTGGGTCTTTGGGATTATTTTGGCCTGCGTTATTGCTTTTCCTGGATTAAGATTAGGAGATGTTGTTGCTACTCTAGGATTAGGTTCGGTAGCGATTGGATTTGCTTTTCAAGATATCTTTAAAAACTTTTTAGCCGGCATACTTTTGTTAGTGCAAGAACCCTTCCGCATTGGCGATCAAATCATTGTTAATGACTATGAGGGGACAGTCGTGGAAATTAATATCCGCACCACAGAAATTGTCACTTATCAAGGCGAAAAAGTTTTACTGCCCAATTCTACAGTATTTACCAGTGCCGTACAAGTCAGAACCGCTTTAGGAAGACGAAGAACTGATTTAGGGGTAGGAGTGGATTATAATACCCCTCTATCTCAAGCCAAAGACATTTTACAACACACTTTAGAACAAGTTGAGGGGGTTTTATCTGACCCTGAACCTGAAATCGATCTAGTCGCCTTTGGAGATAGTTCGATTGATTTCATTGTTCGCTATTGGACAGTTCCTCAACAAAAAATGGTCAGAAGAATTCAAACTCAAGTTATCCTGGCCATTAAACAAGCTTTCGATCGCGCCGATATTAATATTCCCTATCCTATTCGTACCCTTTATTTTTACGATCAGGATAAATATAATGACTATCTACCTGATGATCAGGTTAACGGATACGACAATAGGAATAAACAAGATCAAAAACTTTCTCAACAACGTTAATCAATAAACCAACGGTTAGATCTTTATTGATCTAACCCCCTATTAAATTCTTTGCCAATGGATAATTGATGTTTATTTACTTATTATTAATTCCATTATCCATTATCCATTATCCATTAACCGACTAGCCCTGAACGTAAAGCTCTAACCGCCGCTTGAGTGCGATCGTTAACACAGAGCTTGTTGAGAATATTCCGGACATGAGTTTTAACCGTTCCTACGGTAATGTAGAGTTTTTCCGCAATCTGAGCATTATTACAGCCAGCAACAATTAATTCTAAAACATCTAATTCCCGATCGGTTAAGGGATCGCTTTCGAGCAGTTGTTGATATTCCGGATCGACAGACTCAATTACCCTAGTTTGATGGGAGTTTTGAGGGGGAACGGTTTCAGGGACTTTTGGAGCGATAGAGGTAGCCAAAGCATCATTTTTAGCTTGCTTAAGCACAATACGAGCAATTGCTGGATCGATCCAAGCATTTCCTTCATGGGTCGCTTTAATCGCTTGAACTAAATTATCTAAACTGATATCCTTAAGAGCATAGGAATCTGCTCCCGCAGCAAAAGCCGCCATAACCGAATCCTCGGTTTTGTGCATCGTCAAAATTAAAATTTTGCTTCGCAGTTCTTCCCCTTGAGTGGCCAAATGTTTTAAAGTTTGAGTTACTTCAATCCCATCAATATCAGGTAAACCAATATCAACTACAGCCACATCGGGTTGAGTCGCTCTGATCACTCTTAAAGCTTCCTGTCCATTAGCCGCTTCCCCAATCACTCCGATTTCTTGATTTTGTTGCAAAGCAGCACATAACCCGACTCGACTTAAATCATGATCCTCGACTAGAACTACACTAATTTTATTCATATACAATCTCTTAAATGTCTTAAGAAAAAAAGCTAAAATTTTGCTTACTGTATTCTAAAGGACAGATGCAACTCAGGCCATCCCTCTTCCGGCACAGTACAGACCTCTGATAACTTTGTTATCCTCAAAAAAAAAGCCTACATTAGCGTGAGTATTTTCCACAGCCGCTATGAGTCAGCACAGTAATATAAATAAGTTATCCCCTAGAGGCTGTCCAAGTGATTTATTAACACAAGAAAGGCTATTTAAAGCAATTTTTAATGATCCGTTTTGGGCTATGGGTCTTTTATACCCCAATGGGATTGTCCTGGAAATCAACCAAACGGCTCTTGACTTTGAGGGATTAACGGAAGAAGATAGAATTAACTGTCCTTTTTGGCAAGCTCAAGGGTGGAGTAAGGCTCAAGAAGAATACTTAGACACAGATCATCTCTCCCCGACACAACATTATCTTAAAGCAGCGATCGCATCTTCAGCCAAAGGGGAAATTGTGCAATGTCAAGTCGAGGTGAGAAAAAAAGACCATCAGATCACAACTGTTGAGCTTACTTTTAAACCCGTTGTCAACGAGCAAGGAGAGGTAATACTCTTGATTTTTCAAGGACGAGATATGACAACAGAGAATAATTTAGAAGCTAAACTGCTCGAAAGTGAGGAACGTTGGCAATTAATTCTTCAGGGGACAGGAGACGGGATTTTT belongs to Gloeothece citriformis PCC 7424 and includes:
- a CDS encoding mechanosensitive ion channel family protein, coding for MINLLESNTYDITLGLFIGALGVIGTFLLPKVAQVLINKIISPPIKDIYLNVAAPDQNLIWAILITSVVDIAFLIVPAPDWLEYGEIVIGLVLSAGIIWLGVRVFKRFFDIYFIEAAFQNNHKINSEVLSLIKFTVNSIFVLIVVFIFTQTHKINIFGLIASLGISGLAIAFAAKTIIEQILGGIVIYIDRPFVTDDYIGLPDGTFGRVESIGIRSTKIRTSGKGTLVIVPNNSLTQMSIENFTGAKKILSLLYLTFYNPIPQEEKALIRQVILDSTSDIFGIDSRSTEVIFKDIISTGNGTKEITQAQINFFILGSGDVSMDLRRQLLDIARQSIAKQLKDYGIAFEIEDKTLNVESPITI
- a CDS encoding mechanosensitive ion channel family protein; the encoded protein is MNIPGEIIQIFQFDEETRLFWFRLGIKLAVFIIFLFLSWLVGRWTPSLVTFILRRVFTHKVALISENLIEPLEPLFRLAGTLILVSLSVNFLQEYGGFYDILKFFINLAVVISLAWLFSRLFRQFIRFYGINLIRKTGREVDELLLVFETIANILIGFIAVVAFAQSQQINLVGLLASLGIGGIAIAFAAQKTLEQLLGTFVLYLDRPFIPGEYIRLPSGLFGRVESIGLRSTKIRTAAKSTLMIVPNSTMANLEIENVTRGKKIMVLLYLDFYKQLEETEKALVEQIIKGSTDALFGIDPGSTQMALFPHGENAETRARVTFFILGSSENSLELRKRLLELANETISKKLTGYGIEFTMQEPTIYVESPVTI
- a CDS encoding mechanosensitive ion channel family protein gives rise to the protein MIFKKLKTLLTSGILAGVMILAGFFLAPQVQSQLPIPFNNITQPSPSNQQGTNAVISDCVQLQGRCLFRIAAQKGELAERVEQIEQRLQDLAQTYANDEDAQLTITQEQVGNLRDIYASIGYKEYRLMTVTSEDAKLQQVDIPTRTEQIIEQLEQGLEQAQQEQQDSFLIRQGMIALVSLAILSLANLALSRWRWRLKRAKAQVDPSRFSGPQTVQTELDQRQKWHFREVKLLLVQIAQIILWIGGILFILGLFPQTRAAQSTVITALKIPFRISVVAIITYIAIRLGYALIARFTNAITSHYSLVHQESNRRLQLRVNTISAIAKSIIAVTFVIIGILVALSSVGLDIAPILAGAGIIGLAVSLASQNLIKDTLNGFFIILEDQYAVGDVINVGDLGGLVENMNLRITQLRDSEGRLITIPNSEIRAVANLSSQWSRADLPIPVAYQTDVDKALSLIGQIAQQMNQEPQWKANILEPPEVLGVDNFDDRGLIIRVWIKTKPLKQWDVSREFRRRLKVAFDKAGIPIPPPQQQVWFERSFATNVQGNGHG
- a CDS encoding DUF1830 domain-containing protein; the encoded protein is MTQIFSPPGTDTSQQILCCYCNDTEQTIIARITNLNQRDCERVIFPKECFFFNVPPDAKLEIYRQSIIGVIEDVIPCVELQTS
- a CDS encoding sigma-70 family RNA polymerase sigma factor; this encodes MTKETVDNVKAYLQEIGRTPLLSSQQEVELATQVQNMMALLDKENLTPEEIKIIQQGKRAKRKMISANLRLVVSIAKKYQRRGLSFLDLIQEGSIGLIRGVEKFDPSKGYKFSTYAYWWIRQAMTRAIADQSRTIRLPSHLTESLNKLKRITRQLTGELGRRPTEEEIATELEISMNELRTIRQADHRTRSYSLNMKMDDEQTELAELLADDSANPNEFVAQIELSSMVEQLLETLPPRQQEIIALRYGLKNGKQMSLEEVGHHCNLSRERVRQLQNRAMRTLKFKAFKLKNLAV
- a CDS encoding mechanosensitive ion channel family protein, which encodes MSGLMETVTRSIRELIASGIKLLPALITALIIIMLTRYAAELTQKVATRVGNRALRSQSLKILLSKTSFIATWVFGIILACVIAFPGLRLGDVVATLGLGSVAIGFAFQDIFKNFLAGILLLVQEPFRIGDQIIVNDYEGTVVEINIRTTEIVTYQGEKVLLPNSTVFTSAVQVRTALGRRRTDLGVGVDYNTPLSQAKDILQHTLEQVEGVLSDPEPEIDLVAFGDSSIDFIVRYWTVPQQKMVRRIQTQVILAIKQAFDRADINIPYPIRTLYFYDQDKYNDYLPDDQVNGYDNRNKQDQKLSQQR
- a CDS encoding response regulator codes for the protein MNKISVVLVEDHDLSRVGLCAALQQNQEIGVIGEAANGQEALRVIRATQPDVAVVDIGLPDIDGIEVTQTLKHLATQGEELRSKILILTMHKTEDSVMAAFAAGADSYALKDISLDNLVQAIKATHEGNAWIDPAIARIVLKQAKNDALATSIAPKVPETVPPQNSHQTRVIESVDPEYQQLLESDPLTDRELDVLELIVAGCNNAQIAEKLYITVGTVKTHVRNILNKLCVNDRTQAAVRALRSGLVG